The following nucleotide sequence is from bacterium BMS3Abin14.
TTTGCCCTTCAGTGCAGGCATTGTGACGAGCCGTATTGTGCCTATTCCTGTATCGCCGGGGCTATTTATCAGGACGAGAGGACCGGCGAGATCATCCACGATCCGGATAAATGCATAGGCTGCTGGACGTGCGTCCTCACCTGCACCAAAGGGGCTATCTGGCCTGATCGCAGGGAAAGGAGCGTGGCCGCCAGGTGCGACCTGTGTCCCGACAGAGAAATTCCCGCCTGTGTGGAGATGTGCCCCAACGAGGCGCTATATCTGGTTGATGAGGATTGATGACTTCGTAAAAAGCCACGAACTTCCCTGTGCGTTGCACGCAGACAGGTGGGCTTTTTACGACCATAACAGGATGTGATATTCGAGAAAAAAAGGAAAATATATGGCCGTTAAGAAATACGACTACCTGATAGTGGGCAACTCAGCCGGCGGGATTGGCTGCGTCGAGGGCATCCGGCGGGAGGACCGTGAAGGAAGTATCGCGATTCTAGCCGACGAAAAATACCACACGTATGCGAGACCGCTCATAACGCACCTCCTGGAGGGAGATGTTGATCGAAGGGGGATGGACTATCGCCCCAGGGATTTCTACCGGAAACATTCCGTTGACGCTTTCCTTGGATACAGGGCCCGCAATCTGGACATGGAAAAAAGGTCCATATCCATTTCCGGCTCCGGAGGGACGAGCTCAGGTGGAAACGGGGATGGAAAGAGGACCCTGAGATTCGACAAGCTTCTGCTCGCCACCGGAGGGTCGCCTTTTATACCTCCCATGGAGGGGTCAGGCCTGGACGGCGTCACCACCATGATTACCCTGGACCAGAGCCTGGAGGTGAAAAAACGGCTTGGAAGGG
It contains:
- the cooF gene encoding iron-sulfur protein translates to MHRFFLKLEVPVKRIYAKEEVCIGCRLCEIYCQVEHSGSKNIIKTFKEETPPPSLIIVEEVGPVSFALQCRHCDEPYCAYSCIAGAIYQDERTGEIIHDPDKCIGCWTCVLTCTKGAIWPDRRERSVAARCDLCPDREIPACVEMCPNEALYLVDED